The DNA region GGCGTTTGAATGTGACAAGCCCAATTAAGTGAGAGATTCTTTGTAACATACATTTCATACTGTATGTGCTGTAGACGACTATATGAGGGAGTGATTGGATGGATCCCTACTACATCACTGTGTGAGCCCTAATGGATCAATAAATGATCTATTCATATGCCATTGAACTTGGAATTATGTCAtgaaatgaaaacttgatgttGCTACTTTAACATGTTTTCTTAGGGCTATGAATGATATGGTCTCGCGAAACATGTCTAGAAAATCAGTCAAGTCTAATTGAATTGACATCAGTGTCTAGGGAAGATTGTTTGGATTCTTACTTGTTATTTTATGTCTCATAGCCCAGGCAGTTGTGTCGTTTTGACTCGATATAATCatgaacatattatataatatgaggTTAAGAATTACTTTGAGTTATAAACTCGTGAGGGATTAAGGACTCTTGATCTAGTGAGATCAAATAATCTGGGGGATAGACGAGATATAATGAGTGATGTATTATATTAGTATGATGGTGACTTAATATATTACTCCTGTTgcacagatgactaacacaagagggtgaattgagttgtattaaaaaaataacaattataaatcaaatatataatataaaatataaacaaaatatgaaataataataaatataaagagtaagggtaagagagaagcaaattcagtatgttaacgagattcggccctactgcctacatcctcgcctcaagctaccctttgaggattcccaaattcactattcaacctccttcaggtggagatagaaacctattacacctttgaacaacaccgctacaaaggatacatgtagaacaccctctatacttgcaattactttacacgtggtgattcaactattccccgtgtagaatactttctatacgcgtaagggttatacacaccctttttctgatacaaaagctgatagtgggtaggttatcagaaaacactcctcaatgagtgaaataagaataatacagcgcaaactatatctctcaaaatgaacaagaattaaggctcaatgcttagagaagagagaatgaaagttttgaatgaatgttgtatgctcttggtgttgtgaatgtgaagctctcaaatgatctatttataggcatatgagatttcatattcaaatttaaaaagattcacatgtcaaagacaacattattcacttttttaaaaaaatcaaacataatcttttacttttgacatatgacaaaaggagtacagttttcttttcaaacaaatcaaacataATCTGTTACTTTTTGtaaatgacaaaaggagcacactttacttttcaaatttttcaaacaaaatcatctacctttttttgtataagtctaaaaaagcatcaatcacttttaaaaatattcaaataaaacatgcacatgtgaaagatgacaatcaatcatctttaatattttcaaaatttaaccctttaatcaaggcatgcacatgtaaaagatgacaatcaatcatctttcaaaattttcaaatttaattttcaaaaatattcatacacatgtggaaaatgtatgtTAATGCTTTAtggtaaaatattaattttgagcattaatcctaatttcgaattttgaagagatttataacattactccataactttaatgtgaacttgttccctttttgctcatgcttgtttccttgatgtgcttgactccattgtgtagacaacttgagcttgaaacttctttattctttgaattcatttgttatcatcaaaattcatgtgtagatatataattacacaaaacttgaaaccttgggttcaacaactCCTAACCTTTGTTTTCTCGTCAGGTCGCACGCTTCATTTTCTGTATGAGGGATAAGTGATTGAGAGAACAAGATGAGATTATTAGTAGACATAGCACCCATAGTAGACAAGTGGAAGATGTTGGTAATGGGTAAGCCCCATGACCTATGTTATATCTATATGGGTTGAAAGTTATCAATTAACTCCCCACCACTACCACATCTTCAGGGGAAGTTAATTAACTTCCCATATGAAAATTCTTTAAATAAAGTGTTTACATACATTATTTGGGGGTGTGGAAAAGTTTAAGGAAAACTATCATCTCTCTTTATATTTTCCTAGAGAACCATCTGAATCTCTTGATCTTGAAACGTGAAATTTTCTAGGAGACTCTAATAGCCTCCTAAGTGACGTAAAAGTACAAACAACAAAATGATGTGGGTTGTAAAACGAGCAACAATCCAACCTTGTCAAAATTCCGCTCCTTAAGGTAATTCAATTTCAAGGGttttgctagatacagtcgggaaatacagtcggcgtgcagtcggctgtatggaatgaataaaaaaaaattataaaagaattattttatattcagggggacctacatgaataaaaaaagttataaaaataattttttttttttcatgtaggtctcgtattaattcacttttttctccacgactgcacgccgactgcaaaaagtatttctcttcaaTTTAACCTTATTTAACACTAACAATTTGATGGGGGTATTTGGAAGTATAGGAAtctcttattatttgaaaattcacATAGTGCTATTCAATAGATTGTTGATAATTATATTGGGTATATGGAAAGTTTTATTACCATGAAGGCTAATTAATTAGTGGTGCATATGGAGCAGGTTCTTTTTTGGAAGCCTTCATTGTTGGGTAAGGTTAAATTGAATATTGAAGGGCTATATTTAAACATTCTTCATCTGCTAGAATTGGAGTTATCTTACAGGATGCTAAGGGTGAAGTGTTGACGTCATTGATGAGGGAAGTGGGTGAATTTGAAGTGGATGAGATTGAATCTCTTAGGGGTTTAGAGATGATTCTTCTTCTTAGTACACATAGTTTAATATTGGAAGGTGactcattatttattattgaagTTGTAAATTCTAGAGAACAAAATCTCACCATTCTTGGTCCCTTAgttatagaaatatatatttgtttagaaGATTTCAAGCATACGACGTTTTTCATGTTGGACGACAGGGTAATGAGGCTTCCCACTTGCTGGCCGGTCATGCTAGACTAGTGGAAGATACAATTCAATGGCAGTATCGATGTCCTAATTTCCTTAGGTCTTGACTATTAGTAGTTGCAGCATTCTAAATGTATTATGTGATACATGTTTCATATTATATGAATgaattctttttttcccttttagaaAGGGGAGGTGGAGGTGATCAGCGTAGGAACTTTTTTTGGACGTGACTATAAGAGTTTCTTCTCATTACAAAATGTTCAGTTTGAGCTATATCTACTGTCTTAAAGACGAGCACATCATCACAGCATTCCAAAAATATCTAGCTGATTTAAAGCCTATAACATAGCATAAAGTTAAGGTTTTACTACTACAAATAATTACGACTTATATCCTAACTCAAACTCCTAACGGCAAAATTATGAAATATCAACTTATATCAATTAGATTATTCCTGAAGGATAAATGAAAGAATTCTatttcatataaaaagaaaaaattaatatttatattaataattttaataatatataaaatgaaacaGAAATACGTCTTTCCATTGAGTTTCCAAGAACTTTTGAGAACTGCCACCATTTCGTCATGGGTGGGTCTACGCCCCCCGCTGGTTGGGTTCAGCTAATGgattgtggattttttttttaaacatgattttttaaatatttttaaacatttaaaaaaaattataatattattaaaataatatttacttaatcacgaaggaaaaaaagaattaaaaaaaaaattgggaccTCCAGCGGAAAGCATAGCTTTCTCCTTTCGTCATCCCCAAGCCAAGCGGTTTTGCATTCTCTCCCAAATTCCAAAGCTCCAAAGATTgaagtttgaagtttgaaagTCTTAACGCACAGAGCTGAAAAGAAaatctcgtgaaaaaaaaatacaagtttgaaaaaaaaaatgggaggGTCATCGGAAACGAAGTTTTTGCAAGAACTGGTACTGTACGCGGCGAGCGCCGCTCTAAGTTGCTTGGTGTTGTTCGCGGGACTCCGACACCTCGACCCGAACCGAGAGGCCTCGAAGAAAGCGCACGAGCACAAGAAGGAGATCGCCAAGCGCTTGGGTCGCCCCCTCATCCACACCAACCCTTACGAGGTATGTTTAGATATCTCGCGGCTGTGAATTTGGAATTTTGGCATGTAtagaatttgaagaaattttctatttttattttgggttctTTAGGTGGATTTGGGTTGTGTATGTGGGATATTCCATGCTAGGAAAGCATACTATATTTCTCAgtaattatgtattttgattatttgaattcGAGTTTCCAAGGCCCTTAATATCTGCGATACAATTACGGGGCCAATTTTAGGTTTTACTGGGTAATGGCATTGTTCGTGGGATGATAATCTCACAGCTCTGGGCTGAAGAAATATTTAACAATCACCAATTTACATGAATATTGAAGAATCAAGTTGTAAATGGACAGTACTTACCATATATGGTCAGCCGTCAGCAAACCTATTATTAAGTGGTAATAACATACTTTACGAGAAAAGTTAACATCAAAGTTCATCTTTTTTTGCAGAAAAGAGGATATTCCTGTTTGTTCTGCTAAAATGACTTTCCGTGCGAGAATGTATAAAAGAACACGATGAGATAATATTGATGAATAAAGCCAAATGGAATGTGGTAGACTTTTGAATTGCATTAAGCTGTCATCTCTTATACGATTTAAGGAAAGCCTAAGTCACATTTGGGCTTATAatccaaaaagactagtcaaggATATAGACTCTATGGGAAtcatcataaaaagaaaaaacttcatTCCAAGCAATATGAGATCCTATTTACTACATTCTCATACTAAATCCGAgttattacaatatttttctacTTAAATATTTGACTTATTCGTTTGGTCATTCCTTTGTAGATTGCACGGTTCAAGCTTCACATTTCTTGTTAGTGTTAggtctgataccatttgtaaggATCCAAGGAAAGACCAAGCGATATCTAgatctatactccaaaaggattgGTCGAGGTTGTAATTGGAGCTCCTTAGAATCACCATAAATTGCTAGAATTTCACGATCCTATTAACAATTCTCTTGTACTAAATCGAAAAAACCCTaggagttggctcaagtggtaaaggtttgccttggtggtatgctccatCCAAGTCTAAGGTTCGAATTCTATtggatgcaaacaatttctaggggccatcaGACTGAGATAactttcccttgaattacttgAATTGCACTTCAGTTGCGAGTTGCAATTTTCTTTAATGGCTCCTATCCTGGTGATAGGTTTTAGCAAGCACAAAGCACATATTGATATGGAATGCAACCATTTTAATTGGCTAAGGCATGAGATTTTAGACAGGAAAATACTTTCTATTGAAATAGAAATGACATTGTAAGGATTCTCTATTGCTTAATGTGGGTTAGGATTTAGGCATGCTTGCAGAGGTGAATCCATTTGTTAAATtcaaccccaaggggttggcccaagtggtgaaggtctTGGTTTTTGGATATCACTCatttcaaggtccaaggttcaataCCTCATGGGTACAAACAATCTTTTGGGGCCACACTCCTTGGTGAAAAGCTAGTGATTTAACCAGCTCTGTGTAGGAAAACTTCTGAGGGTGCGGTGCAAgggaccggggtttactctACAGAGGTGGGTccgaagggccctgccttggagagattccccgacataaaaaaataaaaaataaaaaattttgtattcattgGTAATTGAATGCATGTGTGTTAACACTTGCATTAggaagatatatttttttttattggcaccgggtgtctgaGAATGAAGTCCTGACTAATCTCGGCGGCGCACAGGCCCTTGGCAAGGAGTCTACCGTAAGTGCActtcgggtaattcaaggggaagttCACCTAGTCCGATGACCTCTAGAAATTGTttacacccaatattatttgaaccttagacctatgCGAGCATATCTCAAAGaacaaggcctttaccacttcagccaacccctaggggttactTGCATTAGAATGATAATGTAAAGAATGGAATTTGACCTTTTAATCAAATCTGCTTCCAAAAGACTATTTGGCTTTTCTAGTACATGGAGCTGTATATATAATGTCTCGGATTTATATGAGAAGGTGGTGAATGTGATTTCATACTgcacttataaaaagaaaatgaggtttCACATTATATGGGAAGGAGAAGTTGTGACTTGAGCCATGTCAAGTCTCAAGTTGTATCACAACAGAATGATCTGACAAGGACATCAAGCATATGATTGAGGGAGAATGTAACCTTAACTATCTTTTTGGAGATATAAGCTCAaatgtggttttgttttctttggtaTATTTATAGCGACTTGAAAAGCTCAAACCATATCTAAGTTTATATTCATAAGGATTAGTTAATGCTACAATGGGAGATAAGAACTTCTCCATCATAGACAATATGGGATCTCATTCATCATATATTCACCATCTTTCTATATATGTGATGTGTTTCAATATATGAACACTGAATTTCGAAATAGAGACCTAGCTTTAACTTTTTGTTGTATGCCAAATGATCGTGAGTATTATGAACCAGAATAATGATACATAGAATTAATGTAAAACGAAGATTCAGAATAAACTTTTTTTCCATGCTTGAATTTGTTTCTTATTACTTACAGGATGAATGTGTTTTCATGCtgactttttttctctttacttACAGGATGTCATTGCCTGCGATGTTGTAAATCCTGACCACATTGATGTGGAATTTGGCTCAATTGGAGGGCTTGAATCCATCAAGCAAGCATTATTTGAACTGGTTATACTACCACTACGAAGGCCTGACCTCTTCTCCTATGGGAAGCTTCTTGGTCCCCAGAAAGGAGTATTGTTATATGGACCTCCTGGCACTGGAAAGACAATGCTTGCCAAAGCTATTGCAAAAGAGTCTGGAGCAGTTTTCATTAACGTGAAGATATCAAGTCTCATGAGCAAATGGTTTGGTGATGCGCAAAAACTCGGTGAGTGAATATTGTAATTACAATTCCACTCCTGTATTTTAGGGGTTTTCTTCTGCACTTTCCGACCATAAAATGAACCAAGTTATTTTAGCCTTCTAATTTATTTCTCATGGTAAGCCTCATTACTTATAGGTTGTCAAATTTAGCTTGCCTGTTGATCTCGAAGTGAGCAACAAAGAACACATGACTTACCTGATTTATTCGATTAAATGTGCTGAAAACAATGATTACCTAAGATGGCTTCAGCACTTTTTCTTATGGTTTGAAATTATATGAGATGTAGATATTGTAGGTATGTTTGGTTCTTCTGCAAAAATGCTAATTGATTTCTGTTTAGGGTTTGAGATCgtcttcaatttttatttttaattatttttgcatatatatatatatattttttgtaatatcAGTAGAGTGCCCTGCATGAGGAGTATTAAATCAGCGAGTTATATTTCATAGATATAGTTTGTTAATTTTAATGTCATTGATTATAATTTGTTCTGACAACCTACATAACTAATCAAATTCAAAGGATAATTTTTTCTCTACAGGAGTTTATTGACAATTATGTATCTGGTTGAAGGATAGTGATTATGCTACACAGAGTAGTTGTGTCTTTTCTTTCAGCAGGCGTGGtggtttggtttttttatttaatggtaaaaacttggttatgtttttgggcagTTGCTGCTGTATTTAGCTTAGCTTATAAACTTCAGCCAGCTATCATATTTATTGATGAGGTGGATAGTTTCTTGGGGCAGCGTCGTAATACAGATCATGAAGCATTAGCAAATATGAAGACTGAGTTCATGGCTTTATGGGATGGATTCACCACAGATCGTAAGTTTGCAATTCCAACAGCAGCTATATTGTATGATTTTCTCTTTAAATATTCAATCATTATTGTGGTTGTAAATAAGATGCATGGTTCTGATCAATTGCATGTAAACATAGTGTCTTAGGTTTTGatgatttcatattattattgtagAGAATGCTCGAGTGATGGTTCTTGCTGCTACTAATCGTCCGTCAGAACTTGATGAAGCAATACTCCGGCGTCTTCCTCAAGCATTTGAAATTGGGATACCCAACTGCAAGGAAAGGGCTGAGATACTGAGGGTGATTCTGAGGGGTGAGAGGGTTGAAGACAACATTGACTATGACCACATAGCTAGCTTGTGCGAAGGTTACACAGGTTCAGATCTTCTTGAACTCTGTAAGAAAGCGGCATATTTTCCTGTCAGGGATCTACTGAATGAAGAGAAGAATGGGAAACGGTTATCAGTGAGTATTTATCATTTTCTCCTTCCAcctttttttcctcttaaaatTGAAGCAATTCTTCTTTCTGGGGCATATTGGGTATGGTAGAGCCTAGTGACAGCATATGACACATCATGCCATCGGTAATCTTTGAAGTTCACTAGCAATATGTGGTAAATTATCTTGGGTACTGTATGCAGAGTTTCTTACCTCACATCTGTGTCATCAGTAGCTTTGTTGTCATCAAGTTAATGATTTAAGAGCCTTTTTACCACTGCTCTTGATTGGTGCTCATTTTATCTTTCACTTTTTACTACTAAACATCATGTTTGTCCTTGGGGTTGAAAATCCAATTATAAGATTTTTGGCAACAGATGGTTGTTTGTATGTCATGAACTAAAAATAAAGGCAAAAAGTGACCTTTGTGGATACTTTGTGGGGTTATTTCCATGCTGTACAGGCTCAATTTGTATGGAGTATAAAGAAAGGTAGGTATGGATAGTATAAAAGTCAACTTTAGTTGCTTATATACCTTTACCAAAATTAACATCTTATATGTAGCTAGATGTCATCGACGGCTGTTTTGCATGTTACTGAATACCGACTCTGGTTTGTTTCAGGCACCGAGGCATTTGTCAGAGTCAGATTTGGAGAAAGTTCTGGCCACATCACAAAAGACAAAGGTAGTTGCTAGTGAATACACTGGATTAACCTCACAATCACCAGGGTGGTCCAGGAATAGGGAGCCAGGTGATTATCAGGTTCAAGCAGCAATAAATGAGCTATCTAAGCTTGTGGTTTCCCAGATTCTCAACCTTCAATCAGATTCCCGGGAGCCGTGAAGGCAGGGGGAAATGCTCACATTGAACCCAAATGCCCCGAAGCAAAATTGATCTATTGTTTTTAACTGCAACGCTCACATTTAGTCATAGAGAATTTGCAATACATTTCTGAAATTTGTTAATGGATTGTCAATTTTAGGTGTTTTTTCAAAGTTCCACGCGATTGGAACAATAGAATTAGTATAGTTCTGCATCCTATTTTGCAATTTCTAGAAGATAAACGCAACCAGCGGCTCAACGGAGATGGTTCGTGCCCTCTCGTTTGCGTTGATTGGTCAATGAGCTGGATTtgctaataatttttcattgtcTTAAACGTGATCTAAATGGTTAGTTTCATAGAATCATTGTATGATTCAATTCCTAGCCAAATGGTTGGATAAGTGAGATCTTCGTGGCAAGATGAGTGCATTCCCCGTTTTACTCTCAAGTCCCAGTTCATTTGAAAATAGCACAGGTTATTTCATATCTCTATTCTTGTCTGATCAAAGCGGATTCAATTGGCTTGTTATTCTTCCCGCAAGTTTCTCAGcaaacatggttgagagaatAAAAGGGAAAGTAGGCCGAAAAGAAAAGTTCAAACATCGGTTGGGCTCCCCTCCTTTGCATTGTTGGGCCATTGTTGGGAGACAAGTAATGAAAAAGGGAATTGATATCCCACCAAGAtctcattttgtttattattttaagatttgtgtttgtttatattttaatattgtgttttaaaaaacaaaaaaatacataaaagaaaagttttaaaaaaagagaaaaaaattccaTTGTGGTACCAAATTCAGTATCGACTATCGGTGGCACTAGCACTATCCtaatgaaaaagagaaatgttatagtcacaaatagattatacaaaagtaaatttacaaattgacatgattttatatgatacgttagatttactttataataaaaataattttataatctaatgtacCATATTAAAACACAcaatcaatttataagtttaattttataaattctctCTATGGTTAGAGtatttctcaaagaaaaaacaTGATCCAGGAGGCCACTTGATGAGTACCTTCAAAGTTAACTGAATCTGAATGGCGATGACATTATAAAGGGACGTATTCATCAACAACTGGAAGATGTCACACTGAGATATGTGCAGTTTTAGGCATATGGCCGATTCATCAAGGAagaaattaaagatgcaataaagaagaaaaaaaaaaaaagaacaacaatgTAATGTCACTTCTAAATCATTATAAATGTGTAACAGTTTGCGTTTTGAATTTATCTATCAAGTGTCAATTTTAATAATTCGgagatacaaaaaaatattggtAATTTGGGGATTAGTTGTACATTCTTAAAAAAAAGGGGTTATGAgaattaaatgataatttaaaggTCAAGAACACCGTGACTTCTTTTATCTataacatttcattttcttttctcaatatataattcattaaaattaataattgaagAAAACCATACAATCAAATTTAGTTTTGATACATATAGTCAATTTTACGTACTCATTGCTCATTCTATCaatgtaattgattaaaatatttattttatattaaaaaaatgatgcaaacaatcacattaataaaatatgtaaaaaaatatacaaaagtaactgcagatataatttttaatttaattggttTGTATCTCACCTTTGCCTTCCCTGTTTACTTCTGAACATGGTATAACAATTTAGCTGGCTTTGTCAAAACAATAATTCTACAGACAATCGATGAATAAAGTTACCACATCATCAAGCTcgtttttaattgtaaaattgtCAAAACCCCTTTTTGTCCCGAAATAGAAAGAATAGAaaataggcaaaaaaaaaaaaaaggagcttAGCTCCCGCTTATGCTTTGTTCGTTTAACAACCGAGCTCAGATTCACGCTCATAGAAATTCGTGGCTTCGTGGTGCTCTGGTGTCTTCGATCTGGGAAAAATTTCATGTGCTTTGGTCTAAAACTTGGAATTGGTCTTCGATCTCACGGAAACTTCAGTGTCTTGGTTTGAAGCTTGCGTCTTCGCGTTGCTCTGGTGTTTCATGGCGTCATCTTCTTCTCAAGGTCGTGTTCAGCTTCATGGTGTCGTCTTCTACTCAAAATGGTCCTCAGCACCGAGATCTTCAATGCCAATCAAGTGGATTTGTGCTGGTAATTTTGTGGGTCTCTAGGATCCTTGTGTTCAAGTATGTACAGGTTGGACTCTAGAGTGCAAAAAGCTTCTATCTTTCTTCATATCACATCCATTTCTACAGAGAAATGAAAGAGACATGGAGTCCGACAAAATCCATCATCGCGAGTATCTCTAATTTGAC from Carya illinoinensis cultivar Pawnee chromosome 6, C.illinoinensisPawnee_v1, whole genome shotgun sequence includes:
- the LOC122314416 gene encoding outer mitochondrial transmembrane helix translocase-like, whose product is MGGSSETKFLQELVLYAASAALSCLVLFAGLRHLDPNREASKKAHEHKKEIAKRLGRPLIHTNPYEDVIACDVVNPDHIDVEFGSIGGLESIKQALFELVILPLRRPDLFSYGKLLGPQKGVLLYGPPGTGKTMLAKAIAKESGAVFINVKISSLMSKWFGDAQKLVAAVFSLAYKLQPAIIFIDEVDSFLGQRRNTDHEALANMKTEFMALWDGFTTDQNARVMVLAATNRPSELDEAILRRLPQAFEIGIPNCKERAEILRVILRGERVEDNIDYDHIASLCEGYTGSDLLELCKKAAYFPVRDLLNEEKNGKRLSAPRHLSESDLEKVLATSQKTKVVASEYTGLTSQSPGWSRNREPGDYQVQAAINELSKLVVSQILNLQSDSREP